The Paraflavitalea devenefica DNA segment ACGCTTACATAGGTGGTTATGTTTCCAAAAAGAACATTGCCAGGATCAACAATACGGCTGCCATATTGATCAGCCAGGCAGGGAACGGGAAAGTAGTGTCCTTTGCCGATGATCCTTCTTACCGCAGCTACTGGCATGGAACAGACAGATTATTGCTCAATGCCATCTTTTTTACTTCCGGTATTCAATTAGGCCTTGGCACCAACTTCAACGAAGCACACGAAGAATAAAACCGTAATACTGGCGCAAGCATGCCGCTCAGCCTCGTGCGATAGGGTGCTTGTGACAACAAAAAGGGTCGCTGAACAAAAACATTCAGCGACCCAATAATTAATAATCAGTAATTAATAATCTTATTGAAGCGGATCAAACGTCCCCCCTGACCAGCCTTTCGTTTGTGCCAGGTTACTGTTCAGTTGCAAATGCCGCGAAGGAATGGCAAAGAAATAATACTCCGGCTTCCAGAGAATATCGAACTGGGTGTCGAGTTCCTTAACCGTGTGTTGAAAATAGGTAGTATAATTGGTTTGCAAATGCTCTACCAGTTGCTGTGGGGTCATTTTGCCGACAATGTCTTCATCCCATTGTTTTTTGGGGATCTTTAGTGTAACAGTAACTCCATGCCGCCTGGTGCCGTTCAGGGTGCTTTCAAATGCCCGCCACCTTCTCAGGTCCCAGAAGCGTTTACCTTCAAAAGCCAGTTCAAGTTGCCGTTCCAGCCGGATGGCATTGCGCATCTGGACTTTGGTCATGCCGGGTTGGAGACCATACAAATTATCACCGCCTGCATCAATACCCGCACGGGCCCTGATGGCTGTCAGTAAAGGATAGGCTTCTGAAGTCCTGTCTGTTTCATTGGCCGCTTCCGCAAGATTCAACAATACTTCTGCATAGCGAAGCTCTATCCAGTCGGTACCGCTGTTGAAAGCCTGGCTGGAGGTTTGGGTAGTATCTACCGCCTTGCGCATATAAAAACCAGTGATGGTAGGACTATTCTGTTCACCGCCCACAAACGTCCACTGTAACCGTCCGGCTTGAAAACCGGTAACGCCTACCTGCCATAGCGCCCCGTTATAAACAATCGTCTGGTTAAAGCGCGGGTCCCTGTTCTTCCAGGAATAATCCGGATCATAAGTATAAGTACTATTAGGGTCATTGATGGCGCGGCCATCTTTCATGGGGAAAGCATTCACGATTTCCAGGGCAGGCCGGTTGCCGCCGGTAGCGCCCTGCGAGATGTCGAGAGGGCGGGTAGCAGCCGACCAATTGTGCCAACTGGCGGCATTGGTAGACACGAACTGATACCGGCGCACAAAAACCACTTCTTTATTCATTTCGGTGAACCACAAATTGCTAAAACCCGGAAACAGGCCAAAACCCTGTGCATCCAGCGATTCTTTGGCTGTTTTGTTGGCCTCATAAGCTGCCTGCCAGCGGCCGCCGGCAGTTTGATTGGGATCGAACTGCGGACTGGCATAGAACAACAGAACGCGGCCTTTCAGGGCCAGGGCAGTACCCTTATGTACCCGGCCATTGTTGTCTGTTGTGCCAACCTTTGTAGCCGGCAGATAACTAATGGCGCTGTCCAGGTCTGCCAGGATCCGGGTCATCGTTTCTGTGGTGGTATTTCTGCTTACGTACAGGTCGTCTGTTAATTGTTGAGGTGTCAGCACCAGCGGCACGCCGCCATAACGTTTGGCCAGCTCGAAATACTGCCATCCCCGGAAGAAAAAGGCCTGTCCTTTTAACCACTTCCGGTTGGCTTCAGAGAGCGTGCCCTTATCAATTTCGGTCAACAGGACATTGATACCCCTGATCTCGCTATAAGGCCAATAGTCAATGGAATTTTCAGTTAACTGGCCATACATATAACTGCCGCCACCATCCGATTCATCCGAATAATCCGCATATTCTGTACTCCAGGCAGGCAGGTTTTCTGCATGTATCCTGTTCGCGTAGGCGGTAGCCAGATCAAGGTCATTCCATACGTCTGCTTCGTCCACTGCTTCCGGGTTGGTTTTGTCCAGTATCTTTGTGCAGCCACCCAATAAGCAGCCCCAAAACAACAACAATAATATTCGGGATAATTTCATAATAGCATCATTTAAAAGTTACAGGCCGATATTTAAGCCCAATGAATAACCTGCCATCATAGGATACGACAGGATATTGTTCATCTCTGGATCATAGATCTTATTCCCGGTATACACCATCAGCAGGTTGCTACCTGTAAAATATACCCGCATACTCTTCATACCCGTGGGTTTTATAAAATCATGTGGAAGGTTATAGGAAACCGTCAGGTTCTTTAAGCGTACAAAAGAATTGTCCACCAGGAATAAAGTTGATTCATCAAAACGGGTCCGGTAATTAATGACCCGGTAGCCGGGATACTTGCCGTTGGGGTTTTCAGGCGACCAACTGTCGGCCCAGTAACGGAAGGAAGCTTCTTCTGTCCTTGCCTGGATATCGCGGCCTGCTGTAGGTAGCATGGCTTTGGCGCCGGCCACTCCCTGGAAGAGGATATCTATGCTCAATCCTTTCCACGAACCGCCAAGGGATAAGCCGAAGTTCATGGGAGGTGAACTGTACTGTGCAATGACTTCCCGGTCATCAGCAGTGATCTTTCCATCTGGTTCATCCGAATTAACGCCCCGTATGTCTTTATAATTCAGCATGCC contains these protein-coding regions:
- a CDS encoding RagB/SusD family nutrient uptake outer membrane protein produces the protein MKLSRILLLLFWGCLLGGCTKILDKTNPEAVDEADVWNDLDLATAYANRIHAENLPAWSTEYADYSDESDGGGSYMYGQLTENSIDYWPYSEIRGINVLLTEIDKGTLSEANRKWLKGQAFFFRGWQYFELAKRYGGVPLVLTPQQLTDDLYVSRNTTTETMTRILADLDSAISYLPATKVGTTDNNGRVHKGTALALKGRVLLFYASPQFDPNQTAGGRWQAAYEANKTAKESLDAQGFGLFPGFSNLWFTEMNKEVVFVRRYQFVSTNAASWHNWSAATRPLDISQGATGGNRPALEIVNAFPMKDGRAINDPNSTYTYDPDYSWKNRDPRFNQTIVYNGALWQVGVTGFQAGRLQWTFVGGEQNSPTITGFYMRKAVDTTQTSSQAFNSGTDWIELRYAEVLLNLAEAANETDRTSEAYPLLTAIRARAGIDAGGDNLYGLQPGMTKVQMRNAIRLERQLELAFEGKRFWDLRRWRAFESTLNGTRRHGVTVTLKIPKKQWDEDIVGKMTPQQLVEHLQTNYTTYFQHTVKELDTQFDILWKPEYYFFAIPSRHLQLNSNLAQTKGWSGGTFDPLQ